Within Populus trichocarpa isolate Nisqually-1 chromosome 6, P.trichocarpa_v4.1, whole genome shotgun sequence, the genomic segment TGGTGagcatttttttcttcctgtagaGAGAAATGagaatttaacataaaaaatattggaaataTGTCATTTAATTGATTCTCTTTTAAACAGATTGTGCCATACCAAGAATTGTCACCGATCCCAGTCAAATAATATTTGGAAGCAGCCATCTTCTCACTAAACGTTCTGTTAATAGGAATGTGTCAAGTGGTTCCAAGAGAAGAAATTCAGTATTTGCAAGCCCTGTGCTTAGTAAGTTTAAAAATCCTttctttcttgttgttttttagaTAGCTGTTATGCTTAATCAAGAAGCTGATTAGGCGATGCACTGGAAGTTATATCTGCTGTCAAGTAATTTCAGAATTTTGTTTCCGGGGTGCGTATAACTAGCATATTTTCCAAGTATGGCTTGAGTTGGATTAGTGACATGATGCTATGATACTGCTAGTATTTGGTGCTTTTTGGTGCCTTTGAAACTGCAGCCTTCTTTCATGACTAAAATAGTGTGTTTTTCTTTGGCTTCTTTCCTTCATGTTAtgttaaatatcttgatttgttGAGTACTTACATGTGTGAACACTTGAAGATCAGGAATCAACAGAGCGCATCCTTGCAAGGAAAGCCGTTGAACTTGTGAAGTCTGGAATGGTAATTGGTCTGGGCTCAGGAACCACAATATCTATGGTTATGGAGGAACTTGGTAGACTAATTAGAGAAGGAAAGGTTTGTATCCCATAATAACCCAATGggactcttattttttttttgtttcttaccTTTTATATTTCTGTGGCTAACATGCTGGAGATCAAATCGAtgctggttttttttcttcttagaattCTTAGACAAAGTCATTGCAAAAGGCTTTTGATGCAAATCCTTGGAAGTTTCCTATGAAAAAGATAGCCTAAAGCCTCagaggattaaatttaataagaataGTACTTTGAGGTTTAGCTTATATCTAATAGCATTTAAAATGCACACAATATTTTACTTCTAATGTTTAACTGGGCTTGGACTTGACCTGGGATGAGTTTACTCCTTTCCATTTTCACCAATTATTTTCGAAAGAATGTATTCTTCACAAAATATTCAGATCCATAAAATGCGAAAAGCCTACTTAGTTAAATCTAAATTAGTGCTGGAAAATGACAGAGAATGAAGCTATCAATTAAAGGGCTTCCTGATTGGTTGATTCTTGGGCCACTCAAATTCATCCAATGCTCATGTTTTCCCTAGTGTGATGCTGCTCAGCCACTGACTTGAATGCCTTCATGCGCTAGGTTGAAGCTGACCTAAAGTAGATTCCCATGTGTATTGGTTGAGTTGATTTAacttgagaatatttttttggtttcctcTCTCCAGTTGAAAGATATCATAGCAGTTGGGGGCAATTATCAATCACGAGTTTTGGCTACACAGTTTGGAGTCACAGTTGTAAGTCTATATTGAGAAAAAATGGTGTTcgtaacaatttctttttattaaaaagcaaaaaaggtCTCAAAAGTTGTTGATCTCCCTTATGTTTCATTTACATGGCCTGCTTCATGAAATTGGTTCACAGGTTGATTTGAGTGGTGTTAGTAAAATTGACATTGCATTTGACGGGGTTGATGAAGTGGACTTcaataaaaatctattaaaggtCAGAATGCTTCATCCTTTCATCTGTCTTTTCAGATCTGCATTAAATTATCGTGGAAGTTCCTTCACTAGTTATCCTTTTGCTTTGCAGTGTGGAGGACCTGCACATACCATGCAAAAGGTACGCATAAACATTTCTCTGATGATGCCATAATTTCTTTATTCTGTGTAATTAGACAACTGTGGCATTGGTTTGGTGTGAAAACAGTCAGAGGAAATCCTTAAAATTTATGCCTTATCAAAGTTCTTGAATACTGCAACAGTCAAGTAGTTTTACTCATCTCCCCTATTTTGAttgccatgattttttttatttttgaacagGTAATTGATTCTGTGGCAAGTGAATGCATCATACTAGTTGATCAACCGAAGGTTGTTCACCGGCTTGGCAGCGCATTCCCTGTTCCTGTCAGTTGATATTCCTTGTGGTTATTTATTATCAGTACACATTTGAGCTCCTAGTAGTTGATGCTCACTGCTGTTTTCATAGACATCTGAATACCAATTGTCATATGTTTTTGCTACAGCCAGATCAAATGAATATTAAGCATAACTATTAAGACTCAAGAACCCTTCTTTTACAATCACTGCTTACAGTACTCCTAATCTATTGTCCACAATGGATTGCTTGTTAGTTGAAAACAGATaaaaatcataggaaaatattttggattgaaaaTATACTATAATAAGAACTTCAGTGCTGATCAGAGGTGACCCAtagaaatttttattgttacaaAAATGCCCCCTTTTTTCCTTCGCGGCTGCATGTTTGTGATCTTTATGGATATGCTATATACTAACAAGATATGTTTTAGGTCGAAGTTCTTCCTCCTGCCCTCACACCTGTGCTGAAGCGTCTTGCTACTCTTGGAGGAGGTTGGTTTTGACTAATACTGAGTTAAAAGAACACCCAATTTCACACACCAAAAGTTTTTGGACAGACTAGTTTTTTAGTTGAAACACTAAAAGTATACTGttggtgttttttgtttttcaagtttttttagaCTCAAGAACCCTTTTCcaagttttttgtttaactGTCTCCTGTTGATGTTTCAGTTCCTGAAATTCGATTTACCTCGAATGAGAATGGTCCATTGTTCACTGATCTTGGGAATATGGTTGTAGATGTGAGGTATGTTAACTTTGTCTTTCCTTTTTGGCCTGAGTCATGATGCAAAAACTTGATAGTCAATTTCTAGAACCCAAGTACCATTAACATTTGTAAAGTGGATCTGAATCGACATCAAAATTGACAGACACGAGCGTTTTACTCATGCTCATGACATTCATGGACCCTAATGTTATCTAATCCTTTTACCAGCTTTCCAAATGGGATACAGAACCCTGCTGAACTTGAGAAGAACATTAAATTGTTACCTGGCGTGGTTGAAAACGGTAAGAACTTGCACTTTGTTTCCGGCATTTCTTTCGAgcatatttatttgttgcatgTATGCCCGACTGAACATGCATGAACTTATGCTGGTAACCTTGACTGACATAATGAAAATACATACTGTACATTCCATTGTAACTAGAATTTGCCGTCAGACACGATACAGAACCTACCCTTCTCCTAGCATGATACTATAAATTCTTACGAGTGAACTTGCAGGTATCGTTACTGGAGTCGCTACAACTGTGCTGGTTGCTGTTAAAGAGAGAGGTGCTGTCAATGTGATGAATTTGGAAGACTATGTGAGAACTGTGCTTGACCGGAGGGATGGAACTTTGACAAGTTAAAATAAGAATTCCCCATATAAAATTTTGCTCTGTACATTAGCAAGGCACAAGTAGAAAGAGAGGGTAATTTATACAACGTGTAGACTGTAATTATCAATTGTTATCCATAAAGATCTGTAAAACCTCATCTTTGTCAATTTAAAGGGTCTCTCAATTTGTTCTTACCAGACAGAATCCTTTAGAGTTTCAATGctcttttttaatcttgtaCTTTTAAGCATATCACATTTGTTTACCAATTTTAAGATTGATGGTCTGATTAACTAAAAGTAtcatgtttaaatttaaaaattaatcaaacaataatgtTGAACAGTAGGAGACATAAAGAAAAAGCACAAGAAGGTCATAGGATCATAAATCAGAATCTTAACGTGGGATCTAATGACGTGTCCATTCTTCGAAAGATCCATGGTATTCtcgaattattattttttctagcttattacatagttattaaaccagattttcttataaaaaatattataatttttttttaaaaaaaaactgattagatcaattaaaagttgattttttaaaccCTCATCCTACTAGGAAACGAGTTGATTAGGTCTTGGATTGACCTATTAAGTTAGATTTAATCACGgtattttaaactataattatttattttccttttttttttctcctttcaacCACAATTAAGATTTCGATCTATAATCATAAGACTTTAGATTCACCATTTTCAATGTCCTTTTGCAGTCACTATAATAAGGCTACAGTCTCAATGTCCTTATGCCAGAATCATAAATTTAGAGATTTATGTTCGCAGTCAGAAGAACATATCAACTAAATATAGTTAAGGTTCGAACTCCTCCGATATTTGGATTGTGGGtactataaatttaaagattaaaggCATCAAAGATGGTTGGAGTATGAACTGATTCTCAAGTCCTCCTTTGAGTGCCGCTGTTGTGGCGGGGCAATGATGTGGTATCAGGATAGGACTGACAAGGAATCCAAGGTTCTCCTTATGCTGTATGGATGGCAAAATGCGGCTGCCGGAGCTGGCAGAACCACCTCCGCTGTTAGCAGGATCGTTGGATCTTAACGGAGGTAGGAGGAGATCATCAAAATTCATAGGAAAAATCCATGGGTGGTCAAATTGATCGTTCAATGAACCAGGAAAGGGTGACATACATCCTTCGGCTAACTAGGCAGAATCATCACAGATCTGGAATCTAATTGTCTGCGAATGGTTGAAGATCACACCTCCTAGTAGGATCTAAATATTGCAGTCGTAAGCTCACAGTTCAGAATGCTTGGTCAACATTATGTGTTGATTAAGTCATTTTGAATACAATCTACAATCACAGTTGCTGGTTTTATTACTGAAAATCCTAATGAAGAAGCTGACTATGCTGTGACTAAATTTTGTTGTATAATAAgtttatcttaaaataaattcttcttaccatttttttttatatattataatttctccatttaatttttttttaaaaaaactaatttaaaaatatatcttaatcattaataacaatttaaacCTGTTATTGCATATTGGTGGCTTTTTATTGAAATCTTAGTTTAAcctgagttttaaattaaataagataaaaattaatctgaTATGACATGATCAACCTAACAAGTTAAATCTTAACTGAATTAACTCGATTAAAAtctagtttgattttaatttttttaaataacataattttaatttattttttaaaataatattttaaattaatttaaatgaatatgTCCAACCCATAACACCCATAAGAAGCGAGGTTAATAATTTGGGTGCATGAGGTGCGGCAGACCCCATTGAAGAGCACCACTTCAGACTTTCCATGCATAAAACCTGCTTGGAAACTCGTTcgaaacaatgttttttaaaattttgattttttgatttaatttttttatatttttataataaattaatattaaaaataattttttttaaataaaaaatattttaaaaaacaacctctaCTTTATTCTAAATTACTATTATAACCGGACCGGGTCCAGACACAATCAAACTCGAAGGAACAAATATCATGACATAGGGGGAGAGAAAAGAACGAACCCTAGAGACCGAGTGGAGTAGGATAGatagaagagagaaaacaaagacACAGGTTCGTTTCTTCTACCCTCTCTCTCTGCTTGTTTTCGGTTCGATTAGCTTTTGCGTGTAAAATTAGTGGCTTTCGAACCCTAGATTCgctttcaatttttcttctgttttcttttttcccctttctattgttaaatttagttatGAAAtagttaaattgttttaattattgcgTTTGATGTGCTTTgtagttttcttgttttgagtGATTAATTTATGGTGTATTTgttgtttagggttttaatGGATTCCGGCATTCAGTCTCCGCAGTTGGAGAATACTGAAACGAAAGCAACATTTCGTAAGCCTTCAAATGATATGGCTAACAGGAAATATCGACGCCATTCTCCTATGAATGGGTCATCCTTGTCTGATGGTTAGTTTGTTAAactttggttttggatttctggGTTTGTTGTGGTTTTTAGCTTGATTCAAGTTTGGTATGGTTTCGTTAGAATGTTGTTGCTAGACATTTGTTATTGAGTTACAGCATTGTAGTGTAGTGAGGGTTGATTGGTTTTGTTCGGTTGcttttttgtgtaatttataGGGAGTCCGAAGCGTGATCAAAGCTCTAGTCCGGTAGTTCAGAGGGATGATCCTGCAAAAGCTTCTCAGAGAAGGAAGGGTGAAGAGAAAGAACTGGATAGGGATTCTGGGCGGAGTCGGTATGAGAAGAATGGAGAATCGTATAGACATTCTGATCGCTATTCTTCCAGGAGCTCTCATGGTTATTCTAGGAATGATGACTATAGTAGACATGACAGGCGTGTAGATGATGGAGACAGGCATCATCAGGTGGTTTCTCATTCTGGCCGGGAGTCAAAGGATGGTGAGCGTGGTAGGTCAAGGGACTATGCTAGAAATTCGGAGAAATATTCTCGTGATAGACATGATGGTTCAGGTCACAGAAACATGGACAAAGAGAGGGAATTATCGGAGCATCAGAAGTTGAAAGATAAGGACTTTTCACCTGATAGAGTTGGATCTGGTAGGAAATATACTAGCATAGTCTCTGAAGAGAAGGATAGGGATTGGCACAGGCGGGACAGAGATGGTCGTGATGAGAAAAGAGATTATCATAGGAGTTCTGGAGATCATAAAAGTGATCGATCATCCTATTACGAGGACACCAGAGGATATCGAAATGACTCTTCTGGAAGGGATCGCCTTAGAGAGTCTTATAAGAATGACCCAAAGGAATTGAATGGCctgaaggaaaagaagaaacatgATAACTGGGAAACTAGCAGGGATAAGGATCGGTACAGTAAAGCACCAGGGGAGAAGAATGATGATAAATCTGCTTTTGGGAGTGAAAAACCAGAATCTCCTGCCAAAAAGCCAAAATTGTTTAGCTCTAGCAAGGACCCAGATTACAGTGGAGATGGTAATCATTTTGCTTTGTCTGATGTTTTGTTGAGTCACTTTACCTTGTTTGCATACTTGTTTTTACAAGTTGAGATCTATTAATTATGAAGTTTCTACAACTGTAGTTAATCAAAAGCAGTCTTCAAGTTCAATGCTAGCCCAGGAGGTTGATAATAAGGTCAATGTAGGACAAGCACATGCCAATACTTCAGAGGCAGCTAATGATTTAGATGCTGCAAAGGTTGCTGCTATGAAAGCTGCTGAGTTAGGTACACAATACTTCTACATATATGTaattgatatttgatattttatgacTGTGCCGTGGTTTTGAAGGGTTCTCTTTATATTGCATGCATTACTTCTTGGGTTGTCTGGCCCCATGATATGAAATAAGAAGATTTCTCAAGTGCCTCAGTCTTATAGTATGAATCATTCACGTACAGAGTGTATACTTCAAGAGGGATTTAGCTTGCAGTCTCATGCTCTTTTATGAATCCGAGGGAATGGAAACTTATTTTGTACAAGATCCAACTCATGTTTGGGGCCTCGACACATCTTTATAGAAATTGGTACATGTTGGCTGGTATTGATTGGGTTGATCCATTACTCCTGTTGTTTTCAGATATGTTTTTGTAAATGCAAAGTGAGCACAGGTTAGAATCCATTTAGGTATATTTTGGTGGTTGAAGGAGGAATACAGCAACATGATTTCCGGTATCAAGAGATAAAGGCTTCTCTTGCCTCCTGTGGGATAATTGACTTGGCATTTTGCGTTTCCAGCTCACGAGGAAGTTTTTTCATAGATGGGAATGTTTTGGGTTatgttgattctttttttgtttgtagtttttttagtCACATTAAATGAGTGGCATCTTAGTAGTGCCTTTTTGTAGAGTTAGTTTTACTTATACTAATTATACCTCCTAGCACCCATGCTgctactattgtttttttttgcacactttttttttcctttttatctttctCAGTGCCCTTCATTTCCTCTTTTCTCGAGTTCACCATTATATATTCACCCTTCATTTGCACCATCTTCACTTATGCCAAGCAGGCCATTATGATAGAGCTGAATGAATGGAGTGTTTGGTGAGCTACATCTAGCTTCATGCATCGTTATATTTGAGAGGAATGTATGTTTTATTTCTGTGTGACACGAATGGATGGATCTGTCTCCATTGCTTGATGCCCATGGGTGCTATAGATGTTATTCAAATCAAATGATGCACTGACAGTCTTTTATCTCCTTGAACTTGTTtcaattgaaagtttttttcatGCATGATACAGTTAACAAGAACCTAGTTGGAGTGGGTTTTATGTCTACTGAGCAAAAGAAGAAGCTGCTTTGGGGGAGTAAGAAGAGTGCTGCTCCAGAAGAGGTATCTCCTTTATTCTGCTTGTGTTGGCTGCTTCTTTCTACTTACCTGTTGAACACCCTCACTCTTTTTACAGACTGGTCGCCGGTGGGATACTGTTATGTTTGGCGATCGTGAAAGGCAAGAAAAGTTCAACAAACTCATGGTAATTCTCATTTcgttttttcatggttctttcTATCTGTTCTAAAGTGGTTCTGCTGTCAGgttggttaagaatgttttataGAAAGGATCCATTGTTGCTTGTGCATGTTTCCATTCTCAATTAGTTCACCTACTAACACAGTTTCAGAGTCTGAGTTTGCCTTGGTGCCTATGGCCAATTGTAGGGTGTAAAAGGAGATGTGAAGGTGGAGCCCCAACCCGACAGTCAAGATGCAGAGAAACAGAAGGAACTCCAGATGGATCTAGAAAAACAGTATACTGCTGGGCTTCGACGAAGAGATGGCCGCACTGTTGGATTGGGTCTTTGAGCATCTGTTTAAgatctcacaaaacactgtttCCAGATATTTTGTTGCACTTTTGTGCAAGAATCACATTTTCTGTAACTATATGCGCTTGCCATGTTTGCCCTTGGACATCTCGCATTTTGTCTAAAGAACGGTCTCgctttagagatttttttatcctgatTGTGCTGAAGTGTTTATGTTTGTTGCAATTTTGCATGGTTACATGAATATCGCCACTGTCTCAAGTACCATGGGTTGGTTTAAGCCCCCCGTATCATACACAGATGAGTAAATCTCATGAATTTTTATAGTTGTGATATGGATGATCTGTTTTTAATCCAATCTCACAAGGAGAATAAGGTGCAAGGTGCTCCAAAACGAGAAGTAGACATAGACTTCATTCTTGAACGACCAAGCAGGAATCTAAATTACTTCCTGACGCAAATGCTGGCAGATCTGAAATAGACAGAAACAAAGAATGGAACAAAGAATGTTGGTCGATGGATTTCGGGTCACAAACAAGAAGAAGTTCGGTGTCCTCAAACTTCGTAGAAATCGATCATGATGAAGatgtaatgaaaaaaacagaTCTAAATGACTCAGATTCCAGTTACTTCAGAATTGTAGCCCAGCTGAAGTGAGTGTATCGTTATGTCAGGATGTGATGGATACTTGGTGTGGCAACGGTGGCAACAAGGTGAAAGAAACAAGACTCTCTCGAAGTCTATTTGGTGTCGCTATAGAGGAGCTAGCGTCACCTTCGCCCAATTTCTAGCAAAACTTAAAACTTCATTGTTTTGAGTATTTTGAAGTTGGATTAGCCACTGAGAAACTAGAACACCTCTTGCCTGTACCAATCATTTCTATCTTCAGGGGAAGAACATTGCTCATGTGGATTAACAAGTGGGGTTTAGGTGGGATTGGCACTAAAATGTCGCACCCCACCCATTCATCAGCCAGCCTAAACCACAATTGTTGCCACCTTTCTTATCCTAAAAGTTGAAGCACCCGACCTGATCTTTAAAGCCAGCATCATTGGTTCTATTCTAGCCCCCTGCCATACTAGCACAAAAAGATTAAGTCCCCCTTCTCATTTGAGCCATCGCttctctttgcttttcttttctttagtgGACACCATTGTAATTatcttgaaagttgaaaccaaGGTcatcaaaaactatttttttacacGACATGAAAAATACAATGTAAACTCGggtcgtaaaatcataaaatcgtaagtaagtttttgtttttcatacatTAATAAGCGATTTCATCAATAAAGATGTGACGTATTTGTTCTTGCATTATAAAATCCTACCATGCAAGATCCAAGGGAAAAAGTTGGAAGTGGTTGGTAAGACTTTGCGACcaagaaaaaacattgaaaacaattatGTCTTCACAATCATGCTTTCTTGTTGGCTAACACAAGTTCCAATACTCACTCCAAATGCATGACCATTTGTATTGTTTTAGCTTATTTAATGTCTTTTGCCTTGATTACatcacttttaaatattgttatgcTTTCATAAGCTTTAAATATTGTTTGTTATTCACCATGAATATCAACAAGTGAATCAACAATGAAATGTATGCTTTATATGAATTAAAACGAATGAATCAAGCAATTCAAagtaagagtttttttttaatcatggtgGATCAAACTTTAGAGTATGGTCCATCACTTTTATCcataaaaatatctcaatagaataagaatttttaaaattctatctcataatacataattttttatttattaagaatgGTTTAAGCAAGACTATGTTTCCTTCTTCCTTACACTATTGAATattgattgaagaaataattCATGGATACAAACGCTTGTGGGGCTCATGCGTTAATGAGGAAACAAAATGGTATGCAATGAGGaaaataagaatttaaaatttaaaattattgtaaaatcatacaatcaataataaaattgtgattttacccaattttacatgattttagttttattttattgtttttttatttttatataattttgcataataaatCTATATTAACTcttaaattatacaattttagaatttaattaaagattttaataacCTTAATTGAAACCATGATATCACATCCTCATAATGGTGAATTTCTATTGTACTTTCACTTTTGAATGAGAATAGTACGAGGAGAGTTGAGGTAGTTGATGAAGCATAATTCATAAGAAAGCATGAAAGATTTGGAGGATACCATCCCATCACTTTTATGGGCTAGACAAGGATTCTACTACAGCCACCTTTAAGAGCATCATACCTAGCTACATCTCAAATTCTAAACTCTAGTAATTAGATACTGTtttagaacaaaataaaaataaaaatagtgggAATAAAGGGGACGTagtttcatgtattttttgtttttaaaataaaaaaattcattataaaactATTCccgatatatatttattttatattattatctcttTAACAAAATACGATTTTATCTCTtctatatatgtttgttttgttcTGGAATATTAACCAGAtataacctaaaaaaactagaaaaaatataatattttagcaCTTAATATGATGTGGGTGCCTCACTCACATGAACTCTATTACAATTTTTGTCTTCCAAAGTTAAAATggccatttaatatttttaaaaacgttGATAGGCAGTGGAGGAATGGTAAATgtgttaatgaaaaaaaagaaaaaaagaaaaggaaaaaggataGCTAAGCTAGGCTAGAACAACTTTGTCCATGTTCCTTTCATTTGGCAGAAGAGGGCACTCATAAATCTTTTGCTTACTTCAGCAACTTTTAGCATAAAGTCACTCATAGTGTTTGGGTGAATAATTAATGTAAGTGGGGGACATACTTTGCATAATTGTATGAATTGATAGTACTGAAATGtggtaaagaaaaataaaaaaaaagcttccattgtaatatcattttgaactatgataattataattaattaaacataatcCACTATCTTTTATTAAACTTGACGTGATTTAAGGTTCAAATCACAAGTTATacaatttaaagtttaaactagattaatttatttaattttttcaataattaactTGAAGTTGACTTGATCCACTGGCTAAACCGGGATAGTTTTTATAACCATGCTTCATATATTATACGTTTCACAAATGTTTTTGCAGACCTAGCATGAGagataaataatatgaaaaagaaagtgattattttttcattgattttacaTTTATTATGCTATTCATATAAAACTTAACTAATCAATAtaaatttctagaaaaaaatgacatttgaaaatcattacaaaatacaaaatattacaTTTCACATGTGATAAAATCTGTTTGCATGTCTGGCTACCTAGATTACTTGATTCATATCATATTTGTGAAGTGGGTGACACCAAGAAAAGTCTTGTAACAAACTcaagttaataataacaataatttgaattaaaataaattgactc encodes:
- the LOC7496081 gene encoding protein FAR1-RELATED SEQUENCE 1 isoform X2, translating into MEDDSKMNVIVDTKVNVTVEKDIEGRNDKMVVDSDEVIVINIDEKESEGVGNDDEMKPPSIGMVFNTPDEVRSYYDEYACHVGFNTIKKSTKSGDDGNVKYFTLACSRSGKELPSASQTNRFNFRKRLPPRTNCKAKLNVTIGPDGRVYVCRVILEHNHELVPGLHGMKKKKSRAPRAKKVGTGQSQVPHSVVHEAGSSANLKSDCAIPRIVTDPSQIIFGSSHLLTKRSVNRNVSSGSKRRNSVFASPVLNQESTERILARKAVELVKSGMVIGLGSGTTISMVMEELGRLIREGKLKDIIAVGGNYQSRVLATQFGVTVVDLSGVSKIDIAFDGVDEVDFNKNLLKCGGPAHTMQKVEVLPPALTPVLKRLATLGGVPEIRFTSNENGPLFTDLGNMVVDVSFPNGIQNPAELEKNIKLLPGVVENGIVTGVATTVLVAVKERGAVNVMNLEDYVRTVLDRRDGTLTS
- the LOC7496081 gene encoding probable ribose-5-phosphate isomerase 3, chloroplastic isoform X1 codes for the protein MEDDSKMNVIVDTKVNVTVEKDIEGRNDKMVVDSDEVIVINIDEKESEGVGNDDEMKPPSIGMVFNTPDEVRSYYDEYACHVGFNTIKKSTKSGDDGNVKYFTLACSRSGKELPSASQTNRFNFRKRLPPRTNCKAKLNVTIGPDGRVYVCRVILEHNHELVPGLHGMKKKKSRAPRAKKVGTGQSQVPHSVVHEAGSSANLKSDCAIPRIVTDPSQIIFGSSHLLTKRSVNRNVSSGSKRRNSVFASPVLNQESTERILARKAVELVKSGMVIGLGSGTTISMVMEELGRLIREGKLKDIIAVGGNYQSRVLATQFGVTVVDLSGVSKIDIAFDGVDEVDFNKNLLKCGGPAHTMQKVIDSVASECIILVDQPKVVHRLGSAFPVPVEVLPPALTPVLKRLATLGGVPEIRFTSNENGPLFTDLGNMVVDVSFPNGIQNPAELEKNIKLLPGVVENGIVTGVATTVLVAVKERGAVNVMNLEDYVRTVLDRRDGTLTS